The following proteins are encoded in a genomic region of Gouania willdenowi chromosome 6, fGouWil2.1, whole genome shotgun sequence:
- the atxn10 gene encoding ataxin-10 — protein sequence MHQANMAASSECTLPISASIAAVLNETDNPHHLQVLKNFTSALRGQEYRDAVEEEVFTNLLKVLTRLYEDLQTAQTDDLQSLDSQLQLLAECFRAQRNCCVQSTRNQNLLRELGFINVSFNILKLHQTLLRSKEASFEPLRCGIQFLGNITVGNQMCKDDIWSLIFPDLLLELLNSNDDKVVNYTSMVLHTCLDDVKVADLSDPENPQVALKVMELCRTQPDLDWTVLIATQYFLRSPALMESMYTGMSHTERVTLLELMFAQLTEEDSDSECGIPPSVARFLASAFQNGCGAVLTLATGSASNDEVLQEALTVISLLDVLCEMTSDHKEFMFLQGQSDLLVSTVELLKQVHTIGKASKNIFSAAQNFSSVSGDGDEDSFSQSPVISFKAHLIRLIGNLCHGNSSNQNKVRELEGIPLILDNCNIDSNNPFISQWAIFATRNLLENNQQNQELVASLERQGPADYSALRELGFSVEERDGSLLLKPVKKGS from the exons ATGCATCAGGCAAACATGGCAGCGTCCTCCGAGTGCACTCTGCCAATCTCAGCGTCTATCGCTGCAGTTTTAAACGAAACTGACAACCCACATCACCTGCAGGTATTAAAAAACTTCACTTCTGCACTGCGGGGTCAGGAATACAG AGATGCTGTGGAGGAGGAGGTATTCACTAACCTTCTGAAGGTGCTAACCAGACTGTATGAAGACCTACAGACTGCTCAGACAGACGATCTGCAGTCTTTGGATTCACAGCTGCAGCTGTTAGCAGAGTGCTTCAGGGCCCAGAGAAACTGCTGTGTGCAGAGCACGCGCAACCAAAATCTGCTCAG GGAACTTGGCTTCATTAATGTATCTTTTAATATCCTAAAACTACATCAAACCCTGTTGAGGAGCAAGGAGGCCTCGTTTGAAC CTCTCCGCTGTGGGATCCAGTTTCTCGGTAACATAACAGTTGGAAATCAAATGTGTAAAGATGACATTTGGTCGCTGATATTTCCAGATCTGCTGCT GGAGCTTCTCAATAGCAACGACGACAAAGTGGTGAATTACACCTCTATGGTTCTCCACACGTGCCTGGATGACGTCAAAGTCGCCGATTTGTCCGATCCAGAGAATCCTCAGGTTGCCCTCAAGGTGATGGAACTGTGCAGGACACAGCCTGATCTAGACTGGAC GGTGCTCATAGCAACCCAGTATTTTCTCAGGTCTCCTGCTCTGATGGAGAGCATGTACACAGGGATGTCCCACACTGAGAG AGTCACTCTATTAGAGCTGATGTTTGCCCAGCTGACAGAGGAGGACTCTGACTCTGAGTGCGGCATTCCTCCCAGTGTGGCCCGTTTCCTGGCCTCTGCCTTCCAGAATGGCTGTGGGGCTGTACTTACACTTGCTACAGGTTCTGCATCCAATGACGAG GTCCTGCAGGAGGCACTGACAGTGATTAGTCTGCTGGACGTGCTGTGTGAGATGACGTCGGACCACAAAGAGTTCATGTTTTTGCAGGGGCAGTCGGACCTTCTGGTTTCCACTGTtg AGCTCCTTAAGCAGGTGCACACCATCGGCAAAGCCAGTAAGAATATTTTCAGTGCTGCTCAAAACTTCTCCTCGGTGAGTGGGGATGGAGATGAAGACTCTTTCTCCCAATCTCCCGTCATCAGCTTTAAAGCTCATCTCATCAGGCTGATCGGAAACCTCTGCCACGGCAACAGCAGCAATCAGAACAAG GTGAGAGAACTTGAAGGCATCCCACTCATCCTTGACAACTGTAATATAGACAGTAACAATCCCT TCATCAGCCAGTGGGCCATCTTTGCCACCAGGAACCTTCTGGAGAACAACCAGCAGAACCAGGAGCTTGTAGCCTCCTTGGAGCGTCAAGGTCCGGCCGATTACTCAGCCCTGAGGGAGCTGGGCTTCTCTGTGGAGGAGCGTGATGGAAGCTTGCTGCTGAAACCTGTGAAGAAGGGCTCCTAA
- the LOC114464765 gene encoding fibulin-1-like, with the protein MTDRTLWITLLFSICGLLDAYRDNHYHALFLRKCCQEGMLKAEDGQDCSLYLFTANIMCSIISEQCCKTTLKVILCNKGIQMAQQQQPCEMSFFEDDIPDVQSAKMCCDCCSLGLKLSKQEIGCNLQDLSLGEQCRNVALSCCNKNNTAEATKMPSVVNTAPPKSCAVIRCSQLCVDGVCTCHPGYQMQKDGVNCTDLNECQTATHNCTHEETCVNNNGSFVCLSGTTCKPGFELTVNNTCKDIDECASATHTCGSDLVCTNTEGSFDCIPKDECAEGFIKDTKRACVDINECLVIPEPCHATHTCINTIGSFICRSDSDPCGPGFVLTVDRRCEDIDECETGHVCGTDRCVNVIGSYRCECQTGFTFNQMAKVCEDINECMNSSVQHCAQNCENTRGSFKCSCSTGFNLAHNNRSCEDIDECAAETHSCSTLETCFNVQGGFHCLYFHCPQNFERIEMKTKGDLSLTVRCVKDCQPEDMICHGDPVHIITHSVLILPITEQLHEPQEIIMLRTITPAHQVEPDPTEVFFAILSTDAYLSFDVVKRTENGMIVGVVRQVKPIHSPKDIVLEVGMNYVKSGVVSYRNYVLLHVFISKYLP; encoded by the exons ATGACTGACAGGACGCTGTGGATCACACTTTTATTCTCTATTTGTGGACTTCTGGATGCATACC GAGACAACCACTACCATGCTCTGTTCTTGAGGAAATGCTGTCAGGAAGGAATGCTCAAAGCAGAGGACGGCCAGGACTGTTCACTCTACCTGTTCACTGCCAACATAATGTGCAG CATTATCTCTGAGCAGTGTTGTAAAACGACACTGAAGGTCATCCTCTGTAACAAAGGCATCCAGATGGCTCAGCAGCAACAGCCCTGCGAGATGTCCTTCTTTGAAGACGATATACCAGATGTCCAAAGTGCCAAG ATGTGTTGTGACTGCTGCTCTCTTGGCCTAAAATTATCAAAGCAGGAGATAGGCTGCAACCTCCAGGACCTGTCCTTAGGGGAGCAGTGCAGAAACGTTGCTCTAAGTTGTtgtaacaaaaataacacagcTGAAG CCACAAAGATGCCCAGTGTGGTAAATACTGCACCACCCAAAAGCTGTGCAG TGATTCGATGCTCCCAGCTGTGTGTGGATGGTGTGTGTACCTGCCATCCTGGCTATCAAATGCAAAAGGATGGAGTGAATTGTACAG ATTTAAATGAGTGCCAAACAGCAACTCACAACTGTACCCATGAGGAAACCTGCGTTAATAATAATGGCTCCTTTGTCTGTCTGAGTGGAACCACCTGTAAGCCTGGCTTTGAACTCACAGTAAACAATACTTGCAAAG atattgatgagtgTGCTTCAGCGACCCACACCTGTGGATCAGACTTAGTTTGCACCAACACTGAAGGCTCCTTCGACTGCATTCCAAAGGACGAATGTGCAGAAGGTTTCATTAAGGACACCAAGAGAGCCTGTGTTG ATATAAATGAGTGCTTAGTCATTCCCGAGCCGTGCCACGCTACTCACACCTGTATCAACACCATCGGCTCCTTCATCTGCCGCAGTGACAGTGACCCATGTGGACCAGGATTTGTTCTGACCGTGGACAGACGCTGTGAAG ATATTGATGAGTGTGAAACAGGCCATGTGTGTGGCACTGATAGGTGCGTGAACGTGATTGGTTCATATCGCTGTGAATGCCAAACTGGCTTCACCTTCAACCAGATGGCCAAAGTTTGTGAAG ATATTAATGAGTGTATGAACTCCTCTGTGCAACATTGTGCTCAGAATTGTGAGAACACACGAGGTTCATTCAAGTGCAGTTGCTCCACTGGATTCAATCTGGCACATAATAATAGAAGCTGTGAAG ATATCGATGAATGTGCAGCAGAAACTCACTCGTGTTCTACATTAGAGACATGCTTCAACGTCCAGGGGGGGTTTCACTGTCTGTACTTCCACTGCCCGCAAAACTTTGAGCGAATCGAGATGAA GACTAAAGGAGATTTGTCACTCACTGTGCGCTGTGTGAAAGACTGTCAGCCCGAGGACATGATCTGTCATGGAGATCCTGTTCACATCATCACACACAGTGTCCTCATTCTGCCAATCACTGAACAACTACATGAGCCTCAGG AAATCATCATGCTGCGAACAATCACACCAGCTCATCAAGTGGAACCTGACCCCACTGAGGTTTTTTTTGCAATACTAAGTACTGACGCGTACTTATCTTTTGATGTCGTGAAACGCACTGAGAATGGCATGATTGTTG GTGTGGTTCGGCAGGTGAAACCTATCCATTCACCCAAAGACATTGTGTTGGAAGTCGGGATGAACTACGTCAAGTCTGGGGTTGTTTCCTACAGGAATTATGTCCTCCTTCATGTCTTTATTTCTAAATACTTGCCTTGA